Below is a window of Pseudodesulfovibrio sp. 5S69 DNA.
GTTCTGCGACGTGGCCATCGACTCGTGCGGATAGGAACATCGAACGGCGCGGTACCCCATGCGGCATGATTTCAACGACATACGGCCCACCCTGTGGCGGGCGTTTAAGCTCCTGCTGGCCGTGGCCTGCCTGGCCGCGCTGTTGTCGTGCGTGCGCTCCGGGCCGCTCTTCCGGTCCGGAAAGACTGCACCGACCGTCCCGAAGGCCGCCGAAGCCGACACGGCGGAAGCCCGCGAAGCCGGGGGCGCAAGGGATGCGGAGGCCGCGGACATCCCTGAGATGGCGGATATCGCCGAGATGGCGGGAAACGCGGAGGAGGGCGCCGGTCTGTCGGCCGCGCTGTCCGTCGGCGAGGGTTGCCTGTACCGTGACGAGGCGGTCAGGCGGCTGACCCTGCGGCCCGTGCGCGAGCCCTTGTCCATCCCGGCCTGCGACATGTTCTTCCCCCTGTCCAACGTGGAGGGCGCGCGGAACATGGCCCGGCTGGACATCAGGAGCCAGGGGCTCGACTCCTGGCGCGCCCTGGAGAGCCCGGTGCAGCGCAGCCTGGAATACGCCCTGAACATGCCCGCGGACGAGCCCGCCCTGGCCCGGCCCGGCATGTCCCTGACCTGGGGCCAGGTGGTCCGCTCGCTCACGGAATTTCTCGACCTGCTGCCGCACCTGGACGCGGACCCGGACCTGCTGGCCCAGCGGTTCGTCTGGTACGGCATGCGCCAGAAGCCGCTCATGACCGGCTACTACACCCCGGAGATCGAGGCCAGCCTGACCCGGCGGCCCGGCTACGAGTACCCCATCTACGGCGTGCCCGAGGACCTGCGCTACGGTCCGGTGCGCGGGCGCTACCGGTTCTACCGCGTGGACAAGGGGCGGGTGCTGTCGTACTACAAGCGCGGGGACGTGGACCTGCGCAAGGTCCTGTCCGGGCGCGGGCTCGAGATCGCCTGGGCCAAGGACCCGGTAGACGTCTTCTACATGCAGGTGGAAGGCTGCGGCCGGCTTCGGCTGCCCGACGGGACCACCCGCAACGTGCTTTACGGGGCCAAGAACGGCCACGGCTTCCGCTCGCTGGGCCGCATCCTCCACGCCAAGGGGTTGCTCCCGGACGGGCATCTGGCCAAGGAGGACGTGAAACGATATTTCGCCAAGCATCCCGAACGGATGTTTCAGCTCATGGCCGAAAATCGAAGCTACGTGTTCTTCCGTCTGGAGAACTCGCCGCCCGAGGGAACCATCGGAAAGCCGTTGACGCCGATGGTTTCACTGGCTACAGACCGAAAGCTCCTGCCGCTCGGCAGCCTGCTGGCCTTTGAGGCTGAGATTCCGGAGGCCCGCGACGGCCGCCCGGCGGGAAAGCGCAAGGTCGCGGGTATCGGCCTGGCCCAGGACACGGGCACGGCCATCCGGGGCCCCCATGTCGATTATTACATAGGCGAGGGCAACGCGGTGGCGCCCATCGCCAGCAACATCAAGACCGAGGCCACCGTGTACCTCCTCATAAGCAAAGAAGCATTGATCAATGGCTGACATCACACAAGATTCCATCAAGAGTACCATTCGTGACGCCGTGGCCCACCAGATCCGGTCCGTCATGGACTGGCATTACGGCGAGCCCGTGTACGAGGGCGACCCCGCCGACGACCTGAGCGGATTGCAGGGGCTGCGCGAACTGGTGGCCCGCCAGCACTGGGCCAATTTCCAGCTCTGGCACGTCGAGGACCGCGCTCGGCGCAAGGACGTGGATGCCCGCGTCATCGCGGACTGCAAGTACGCCATCGACAAGCTCAACCAGAAGCGCAACGACCTCATCGAGCGGGTGGACGAGTGCCTCATTTCCATGATGGAGCCGCTCCTGCCCAGTGAGGCCCCGGAGCGGTACAACACCGAGACCGCGGGCGCGGCCCTGGACCGGCTGTCTATCCAGGCGCTCAAGATATATCATATGAAAGAGCAGTGTTCGCGCAAGGATGTGGATGAAGACCACATCCGGCAGTGCGACAACAAGGTCGGCGTGCTCAAACGCCAGCACAACGATCTGGAACGGGCCATCCTGGAGCTGATCGACGAGTATTTCGCCGGGACCAAGAAGCCCAAGGTCTATTTCCAATTCAAGATGTACAACGACCCCAAGCTCAACCCGGAACTCTACGGAAACAAGAAATAGGGGAGCCCCCATGTCCCGGTACGAAACCGTCATCGGTCTGGAAGTCCATGCCCAACTGAAAACCGAGAGCAAGATCTTCTGCTCCTGCTCCACCAAGTTCGGAAACGAGCCCAACGAGAACGTCTGTGCAGTCTGCTCCGGCATGCCCGGCGTGCTGCCCGTGCTCAACGAAAAGGTCGCCGAATACGCGACCAAGGCCGGCCTGGCCACGGACTGCGAGATCAACCTCAAGTCCGTGTTCGCGCGCAAGAACTACTTCTATCCCGACCTGCCCAAGGGGTACCAGATTTCCCAGTTCGAGCTGCCCATCTGCGAGCACGGCCACGTCGACATCGAGGTGGACGGCGAGAAGAAGCGCGTGGGCCTGACCCGCATCCACATGGAAGAGGACGCGGGCAAGAACATCCACTCCGCGGCCGACAACGCCAGCTTCGTGGACCTGAACCGGACCGGCGTGCCGCTCATCGAGATCGTGTCCGAGCCGGACATGCGCTCGGCCGAGGAGGCCGTGGCCTACCTCAAGGAGCTGCGTTCGGTGCTGCTGTATCTCGGTATCTGCGACGGCAACATGGAGGAGGGCTCTTTCCGCTGCGACGCCAACGTGTCCATCCGGCCCTACGGGCAGGAGGAGTTCGGCACCCGCGCGGAGCTGAAGAACCTCAACTCCTTCAAGCACATCCAAAAGGCCATCGAGTACGAGGTGGAGCGCCAGATCGACCTGGTCGAGGACGGCGACAAGGTCATCCAGGAGACCCGGCTGTACAACGTGGACAAGGGTACGACCCACTCCATGCGCGGCAAGGAGGAGGCCCACGATTACCGCTATTTCCCGGACCCCGACCTGGTGCCGCTGGTCCTGGACCAGGCCTGGGTGGACAAGTGGAAGTCCGAGCTGCCCGAGCTGCCCGCGGCCAAGCGCGAGCGGTTCATGGCCGAATACACCCTGGCCGACTACGACGCTGCCCTGATCACCAACGACCTCGCCGTGGCCGACTATTTCGAGGCCGCGGTCAAGGCCTATGCGGGCGACCCCAAGAAGGTCACCAACTGGGTGGTCGGCGAACTGCTGCCGTTCTGCCACGAGAGCGGGGCCGAGGCGTGCGGGGTCAAGCTGACCCCGGAGAAACTGGCCGGGCTGCTCGCCCTGGTGGACGACGGGACCATCTCGGTCAAGATCGGCAAGGACATCTTCCGCGACCTGTGCGCGTCCGGCGACGACCCGGCCGAATACGTCAAGGCCAAGGGACTGGTCCAGGTGTCCGACACCTCCGAGCTCGAAGCCATGGTCGACCAGGTCATCGCCGACAACCCGTCCGAGGTCGAGGCCTTCAAGGGCGGCAAGAAAAAGCTCATGGGCTTCTTCATGGGCCAGGTCATGCGTCTGTCCAAAGGCCAGGCCAACCCCGGCGTGGTCACGCAGTTGTTCAACAAGAAACTTTCGTAAGGAAGACCGGGGGGGAACTTTTGAAAAAGTTTCCCCCCGGCCCCCCCTTTCAAAACTTTTTGTCGCCACGCCGCCAGGGAGTTTACAGGGGAAAGTCCATTCCTCTAGGCGGCGTGGGGGTGCGTTCTCCGTACTCTGTATATTGGACGGAAGGGTGGTGCCCGCACCGCCCGGCGCATACGAGGAGTTTCGTTGACCCCGATACTACCTGCGCCGCGATAAAAAGTTTTGAAGGGGAGTCCAGAGGGGAAACTTTTCCAAAAGTTTCCCCTCTGGCCGCCGGAGGCAACCAAAAATGACCGAACACATTCAGTATTCTCCCGAGAAAGACGCCCTGATCCTGCTTGACCAGCGGTACCTGCCCAACCGGGAGGACTGGTTCGAGTGCAAGACCACGGACGACATCTGCTACGCCCTGGTGGTCATGGTCGTGCGCGGCGCGCCTGCCATCGGCGTGACCGCCGCCTACGGCTGCTACCTGGCCGGGCGCGAGGTGCAGGGCATGGACGGCGACTGGAAGGCGAACCTGTCGGCCAAGCTGGACCAGATCCACGAAGCCCGGCCCACGGCGGTGAACCTGCGCTGGGCCGTGCGCGAGATGCGCCGTATCTGGGAAGAGGCGGGCGACGTCTCCCTGGATGCATTGCTGGACATCTGGCTCGATCGGGCCAAGGAGATCCACGCGGGCGACATCGAAATGTGCGAGTTGATCGGCAAGTTCGGCGGCGAGCTCATCGACGACGGGGACACCGTGATGACCCACTGCAACGCGGGTGCGCTGGCCACGGCCGGATACGGCACGGCGCTGGGCGTGATCCGGGGGGCCATCGACCAGGGCAAGAAGGTTTCGGTCATCGCCAACGAGACCCGGCCGTTTCTGCAGGGCGCGCGGCTGACCGCATACGAGCTGCACAAGGACGGCATCCCGGTCAAGGTGGCCTGCGACAATGCCTGCGCCCTGCTGATGAAGCGCGGCCTGGTGGACAAGGTCGTGGTCGGCGCGGACCGGATCACGGCCAACGGCGACGCGGTCAACAAAATCGGGACGTTCGGGGTAGCCATCATCGCGAAACGGTTCAACATCCCGTTCTACGTGGCCGCGCCGGTATACACCATCGACCCGGAGACGCCGACCGGCGACGACGTGCCCATAGAGGACCGCGATCCGCGCGAAGTGACGCACATAGGCGACCACCGCATCCCGCCCGAGGGGGTGGAGGTCTACAACCTGGCTTTCGACCCCACGCCCAACGAACTCATCGCGGGCATCATCACCGAAAAGGGGGTGCTGTATCCCCCCTATGACCTTGCCATCAAGAAATTGTTCATGTAACAGACCAATTCAAGGTATGGGTTAACATCGGGGCAGAACTGCATTGCGGTTTTGCCCTTTTTTGTTTCCGGGGGAGCCGTGTTCTAATGGACACTCCCGCCCGTGGCCTTGTAGTACTATGGGGCACAACCTACAGCTTCAAGGATGGGTCCATCATGAAGATGAAGAGCGTCAATACTGCCATAGCCCTGCTGATCGCGACCAGCATGGCCGTTTCGATCCTGGTCGCCGTGCTCTGGGTCAGCTACGACACGCGGCAGACCGTGTTCGACGAGGGCAAGGTGGCCATGAACAACATGGTCGCCCAGACCATGGCCGCATTGGACAACTATATCGCTCAGACCGACGAGATGGTGCGCATGCTCGCCTCGCAGCAGGCCGTGGCCGACGCCCTGGCCGGGCGGGACGCTCTGCCCGCGTCCTGGCTGTTCAAGGACCTTCTGTCCACATCCAACGGCTACTGGGCGGCGTTCGCCTTCGACAGGAACGGCAAGGTGGTGGCCGGATACAACGCCAAGGAGCAGAACCTGGCCGGAGCGGACCGCAGTTCGCGCGAGTACGTCAAGGCCATCCTGTCCGGCAAGTCGGACCATTATCTGTCCAACGACATCCTTATTTCCAAGAGTGGCGGCGGGATTCTCATCTTTGCCGCGGCCGCAGTGGTCCGCGACCACACGGGCGAGATCGTCGGCGGGGTCGGGCTGTTTCCCAAGTGGGACAATTTTACCTCCAAGTTCATCGACCCCTTCCGCGTGGCGGGCAGCGGGTATGCCTACATGCTCGACGACAAGGGGCGGATAATCGCCCATGCAGTGAACAAGGATCTGTACCTCAAGGACATGTCTGATCAGGAGTTCGCCAAGGTCGCCATGAGCGCGAAAAAGGGCGAGACCACCTACATGTGGGAGGGCCGTGAGAAGTACATGGTCTTCGACACCGCGTCCAAGACCGGCTGGAAGGTGGTCATGAGTGCCTATGAGGACGACCTGGCCGCGGCGGCCCACAACCAGCGCGACGAGCTGGCCACGGGCGGGGCGATCCTGGGCATCCTCCTGGTGGGGGTGCTGATCTTCGCCGTGCGGCGGACCATCACCAACCCGGTGAAGAACATTCTGGGGTTCGCCTCCGAGGTGGCCGCCGGCGACCTGCAGGCCCGCCTGGAGGGAAAATACAAATTCGAGTTCAAGACTCTGGCCGCGCAGATCGAGACCATGGTGCACGAGCTCAAGGTCAAGCTCGGTTTTTCCGAGGGCGTGCTCCAGGGCATCGCCCTGCCGTGCGCCCTGGTGGGGGAGGACCATACGCTGCTGTGGGTCAATCCGCAGATGTGCGACCTGCTTCAGCGGTCCGATCCGCCCGAGAGCTACGTGGGGCTGGCGCCCGGCGAGTTCTTCTACGGTGAGCCGGACCGGAAGACCCTGTCCGACCGCGCCGTGGAACAGCAGCAGCGGCTGGACAACGAGACCGCGTACACCCGCGTGGACGGCTCGGTCATTAACGTCCAGGTAACCTCCACGCCGTTTTACGACATGGACGGCCAACTGCTCGGCTCCCTGACCATATGGGTCGACGTGACCGAGATCCGCGGGCAGCAGAAGCTCATCGAAGAGCAGAACGAACGCATCTCCGTGGCCGCCGGACAGGCGCGGGAGATTTCCCTGTCCCTGTCCAGTGCGGCCGAGGAACTGTCCGCGCAGATGGAGGAGGGCAAGCGCGGGTCCGAGGACCAGCGGGCCAGGGCGGCCGAGACCGCCTCGGCCATGGAGCAGATGAACGCTTCGGTGCTCGACGTGGCCCGCAACGCCAGCCAGGCTTCCGAGGACGCGGACCAGGCCAAAAGCCACGCCCAGCGCGGTGAGGAGATGGTCAACCAGGTCATCGAATCCGTGGGCGAGGTCCAGGCGCAGACCGAGGAACTCAGGCTGTCCATGGAGGCCCTCGGTTCCGAGGCCAAGGACATCGGCAACGTGCTCGAAGTGATCACGGACATAGCGGACCAGACCAACCTGCTGGCCCTGAACGCGGCCATCGAGGCGGCCCGCGCCGGAGACGCCGGGCGAGGTTTCGCGGTGGTGGCCGACGAGGTGCGCAAGCTGGCCGAGAAGACCATGGCCGCCACCAGCGAAGTGGGCGAGGCCATCCGCCACATCCAGGAGATGACCGGGCGCAACGTCGGGGCGACCGAACAGGCGGCCCAGGCCGTGGAGCGCAGCACCGATCTGGCCCGCGAGTCGGGCAAGGCGCTGCTTGAGATCGTCGGCCGGGTGGAGACCGCCTCGGACCAGGTGCGGATCATCGCAGCGGCCGCCGAGGAGCAGTCCGCCACCAGCGACGAGATCAACCAGGCCACGGACGACATCAACCACATCTCCATGGACACCTACCAGGTCATGCAGAGCGCCAACGAGGCCATCCAGGAGGTGGCCGCCATGGCCACGCGGCTGAACGAGGTCATCGAGGACATGGCAGGCCAGGGGTGATCCCGCCGTCAACAATGGACTCGACTTTCAAATGCGGATAGGGTAACCCCGCGCTTCCCGCTCAAGGAAAGCGCGGGGTTCACGCATTATCGCGCCATCAAACACCATCCGGAGCCAAACATGCTGCCGATCGTCGCCCTGGTGGGCCGCCCCAACGTGGGCAAATCCACCCTCTTCAACCGACTTCTGAGGAAGTCGCGGTCCATCACCCACGACCTGCCCGGGGTGACGCGCGACCGCATCTATGGCGAGTGCATCATGGGCGAGACCCGGTTCGACCTCATCGATACCGGGGGCATGGTCCTCGAATCCGAAGCAACGCCCGAACTGTCCAAGGACTTCGAGGATGAGATCTTCGAGCAGGCCCGGGAGGCCATCAACGAGGCCAACGCCATCCTCTTCGTGGTCGACGGCAAGGAGGGGCTGACCCCGTTGGATCAGCAGGCGGCCGAGTACGTGCGCCGCTCCGGCAAGCCGGTGCTCATGCTGGTCAACAAGGTGGACGGTTCCGAGTTCGAGGCGCACATGACCGCCGAGTTCCACTCTTTGGGCATCGAGTTCCTGCCCGTGTCCGCGGCCCACGGCTACAACCTGCACGGGGTGCGCGACCGGGTCCGCAAATTCGTCAAGGGGTTGGGGCTGCCCGAGGATGTGGACGACGGCGTGGAAAAGGGGCTCAGGCTGACCCTGCTCGGCCGTCCCAACGCGGGCAAGTCCTCGATCATCAACGCGCTCATCGGCAAGGACCGGCTGATCGTCTCGGACGTGGCCGGGACCACCCGCGACTCCATCGACGTGACCTTCGAGAAGCAGGGCAAGCGGTACACCTTCGTGGACACGGCGGGCGTGCGCAAGCGGGCCAACATCCAGGACCACCTGGAGAAGATCAGCGTCATCCGGGCGCTCAAGAACTCCAAGCGGTCCGACGTGACCATCCTGGCCATCGACATCACCCTGGGCGTGGGGCGGCAGGACAAGCGGCTGATCGAATTTTTGGCCAAGGAGAAGACCCCGTTCATCGTGGTCGTCAACAAGGCCGACCTCATTCCCCGTAGCGAGACCAACCGGGCGCTTGAGGCGTTCCGGGAGGAGTTGCGACTGGTCCCGCACGTGCCCGTGGTCATGACCAGCGCGGTCAAGGGGCTGGGCATCGGCAAGCTCCTGCCCATGGCCGAGGCCATGCGCCGGGAGTGCGAAATCCGCGTGGGCACCGGCGAGTTGAACCGGGCCATGCAGGCCGTGGTGGAGAAATTGCAGCCCCCGGTGGTCAAGCGCAGGCGGCCCAAGTTCTACTACGTCACCCAGGCGGACGAGCCCATCCCGACTTTCGTCTTTTTCTGCAACGACCACACCATCGTCAAGACGTCCTACGTGCGTTATCTGGAGAATCAGTTCCGCAAGCTGCTCGGCATCAAGTCCGCGCCGGTGAACATCGTGTTCCGCTCCAGCCACGATAAGAAGGAATGGGAAAAGGCGCGCGGCATCTCGGCGCTGGGCAAGCGCGGCCCGGGCCGCGAGCGCATCGGCGGGGCCAAGACGCGCCGACACGAGGAGAAGTACAAGGCGCTCAAGAGCAAGCGCCGCCGCGAGGAGCGAGAGGCCCAGGACGCGAAGGGCGGCAAGGGGAAAAAAGGCAAATAGGGGTCATCTTTATTGACAATCCGCGCGGGAAAAGTGTAGACGGACTTTCCTCAATGCGAACAGCGTCTTTTCGCGCGCAAAGAGTTTGGAGAAGTGGCCGAGCTGGCTGAAGGCGCACGCCTGCTAAGCGTGTTATGGGTGTAAAGCTCATACGAGGGTTCAAATCCCTCCTTCTCCGCCAGACAGTAAAGGGGTTACGTGAAATTCACGTAACCCCCTTTTTGTGTCCTGCAAACGGCGGTGCGTCTTTGCAAGGGCATCCCTTTGGGATAGAATAGACGCACGATCGGCATTTCCCCATCAAACATTGCGGCCGACAGGCGGCAAGAGGCAACAGATATGAATTACGACGTATTGTTCCATTTCGACCATGATCCACAGGCCCTGGATATCGCCATCAGCAACATCAAGAATTACCGGAACGCTTTTTCCGAAGACCGGCCCGCCGTGGTGCTGGTGGTCAACGGGCCGGGGGTGCGCTTCCTGGACCGGGACGGCGAACACGCGGCGCAGCTAAACGAGGTGCTCGCCCTCGGCGTGGCGGTCAAGGTGTGCAACAATGCCCTGACGCACTTCAACATCGACCCCGCGCGGCTTTGCGCCGGCTGTGAGGTGGTCCCCGCCGGGGTGGTGGAGATCGTGGAATTGCAGCGCCGGGGCTTCGCCTACGTGAAGCCCTAGGGGGCGCGGGATTCTCCGCGTCGTGCATTCGGGCTGCCGGGCTACATGCCCAGGCCGCACGCGCTGAAGACCGGGGTGCCCTGGCGCAGGGTCAGGACCGCGAAGGGCAGGGACGGGTCCGAGTCGTCCACGACCACCAGGTCGGCCCGCTTGCCCGGCTCGATCTCGCCGCGGTCGGCAAGTCCGGCGGCGCGGGCCGGACCGGCCGAGACCAGCCGCCAGGCGTCCGGGAAGGGGCAGACCTTGTCCCTGGCCAGGGCGAAGGCGGCCTGGAGCAGGGAGGGGTAGAAATAGTCCGAAGTCAGGGCGTCGCACAGGTCCATGCGGATGGCGTCGCGGGCCATGAGCCGGTCGATGTGGCTCTTGCCCCTGAGCGCGTTGGGCGCGCCCAGGACGACCGCGTCGCCGAGCTCGCGCGCGGTGCGGGCCGTGGCCTCGTCCAGGGGAAATTCACAGATGGCGCAACGCAGTCCGTCGTACCAGGTCCGCGTGGCCGGGTCCGGGTCGTCGTGGGAGGCCATGGGGATGCCCCGTTCGGCCGCCGCCCCGGCCAACCGACGGATGCCCTCGGGCACGGCCGCGGCGCGTTCCTTGATCTCGGTGATCAACTGGATGAACCGGTCGCGGTTCAGACCGGTGCGGTCCAGATAGCCGGACATTTTGGAATAGCGGTCCAGATTGGCGAACATGGCGTCGATGTGGTCGTTGAAGGCGAGCATGTCCACATATCCATCGCGTATCCAGGACTCGACCTCATCCAAGGCCGGGAGGTTGTAGGTCTCGAAGCGCAGGTGCAGGCGGGTGTCGCAGCCGAGCCTGCCGCGCACGGCCTGGAAGTCGGCCAGGAAGGCGTGGGCGGCCTCGCGGCTCCGCAGTCCTGGCTCCCAGGAGCAGGTCAGCCCGTGGAAGGCGGTGGTGATGCCGTTGGCCGTCATGGTTCGGTCCGTGTCCAGGAGCCCCAGGGCCCGGCTGAAGGAGACGCCCGCGCGCGGCATGATGTGCCGCTCGAAGCCGTCGCCGTGCAGGTCCACGATGCCGGGCAGGACGAGCTTGCCCCGTGCGTCGATGGTCCGGGTCCCGTTGCGGCTCCCGTGTCCGGGGCCACGGACCTCCTGAACGGCCCCCTCGGCCACGATGATGTCCGTCTGCCGCACGTCCCCGTCCGGGAGCAGCGCGCGTCCGTTTCGTATGAGCATATCCATGTATCGCTACCTCTCTGTCGGCTTGACTGCATGAAGGTTGCGCGGCCGTTTGGTGACGGGCGCGCGGCGGTTCCCGCTTGATGCGCTATCCTGCCGAAATGGCGCACCAAGTCTTTCCGATCCGGGGCCATGTTCGGCGAGGTGGGAGGGAAAAGTAAAGCAGTAGACAGGTCGCTGATTTGTCTATGGGAAGTTCGTCTTATGTAGGTTCAACCGCAATCTGCGCGTAACCGAATGGCCATACTCTGTGACCCAATCGATCGTCGGCGCGGGCCGGCGCAACCGGAAATCATGGAGAGAAGCAATGAAACGTTCGATCGTCACCCTGATGGCGGCCCTGCTCATGGTCTGCGCCATGGGCGCCTGGGCCCTGGCCGCCGACACCGTTCGGCTGGCCGTTACGGATTTGGAAGGCATGGAGGAACTCCAGCGGGAGTTCGGCGTGTTCAAGGAGAAGCTGGGCAGCCTGACCGGCTATGATTTCGAATTCTTCCCCGTCAACAACCGCACCGCCGCCGTGGAGGCGCTCAAGTCCAAGCGGGTGGACTTCGTCCTGACCGGCCCGGCCGAGTATGTGGTCTTCAAGAAGCGGGTCAACGCCGAGCCGGTGGTCGGCTTCTCCCGGCCCGACTACTTCGGCTCGATCATCGTCCTGGCCTCCAGCGGAATCAACTCCGTGCCTGAGCTCAAGGGCGGGAAGGTGGCCATGGGCGACGTCGGCTCCACCTCCAAGCACCTGGCCCCCATGCAGATCATCAAGGACAACGGGCTCGATCCCCTCAAGGACGTCAAGACCCTGCATGTGGACTACAAGGTCGGCTTCGAGGCCCTCAAGCGCGGCGACGTGGCCGCCTTCGCCACCACCAACGA
It encodes the following:
- a CDS encoding phosphate/phosphite/phosphonate ABC transporter substrate-binding protein, which codes for MKRSIVTLMAALLMVCAMGAWALAADTVRLAVTDLEGMEELQREFGVFKEKLGSLTGYDFEFFPVNNRTAAVEALKSKRVDFVLTGPAEYVVFKKRVNAEPVVGFSRPDYFGSIIVLASSGINSVPELKGGKVAMGDVGSTSKHLAPMQIIKDNGLDPLKDVKTLHVDYKVGFEALKRGDVAAFATTNDKFLKMRDRDKQLSAGAFKVIARGPDLPNDVLLVGPHVDKDVVAKVRAAFADHADEMVAAILTGEDNKKYKGMVFLPKVKDADYNYVRSMYATIGYPQYSGFVGD